Proteins encoded within one genomic window of Acidobacteriota bacterium:
- a CDS encoding TIGR02584 family CRISPR-associated protein, with translation MKKTTPTNDNKPTAKQHILVAVTGNTPQIVTETLYVLAVAQQPPIPISEVYILTTAKGAEIAWAKLGGTDGAIAALQREYEIGGEIVFNKENILVFKRRYADGSETPLDDIRSSADNETLASELLGFIKALTIDPNVVLHCSLGGGRRTMSAYMMLALMMYGRAEDELTHVVVTEEFETNSDFFFPPKQNQPLPIRVAGNKLAIINTSEAKLEVAQIPFVRLRNTLGEDVGKVEHGLQELITIAQQRLDRTAPQRLVIELAGQRVRFGARAVTVRGVRLALLAYYADVKLNRCVQPNLPVCGACQECFTTPALTVENFQQFYKRLYVGVDSADAPASRLDTNSLLSYHTKLNQTLRPLSAKINARRKWGETTYGLNLDKNLLEIL, from the coding sequence ATGAAAAAAACAACTCCGACAAACGACAACAAACCAACCGCCAAGCAGCACATCCTGGTGGCGGTCACGGGCAATACGCCGCAGATCGTGACCGAGACGTTGTATGTGTTGGCCGTCGCGCAACAGCCACCGATTCCGATTTCAGAGGTCTACATCCTGACGACGGCGAAGGGGGCCGAGATCGCTTGGGCGAAGCTGGGCGGAACTGACGGGGCGATTGCCGCGTTGCAACGCGAGTATGAAATCGGGGGCGAGATTGTCTTTAACAAAGAGAACATCCTGGTTTTCAAACGACGGTATGCGGATGGCAGCGAGACGCCGCTCGATGACATTCGCTCGTCGGCGGATAACGAGACGCTGGCGTCGGAGTTGTTGGGCTTCATCAAGGCGTTGACGATTGATCCGAATGTCGTGTTGCACTGTTCGCTGGGCGGCGGGCGGCGCACGATGTCGGCCTATATGATGCTGGCGCTGATGATGTATGGGCGCGCGGAGGATGAGTTGACGCACGTGGTGGTGACCGAAGAGTTCGAGACGAATTCCGATTTTTTCTTCCCGCCCAAACAGAATCAACCGCTGCCGATTCGGGTGGCCGGGAACAAGCTGGCGATTATCAATACCAGCGAAGCCAAGTTGGAGGTGGCGCAGATTCCGTTTGTGCGCTTGCGCAATACGCTGGGCGAAGACGTGGGCAAGGTCGAGCACGGTTTGCAGGAGCTGATTACGATTGCGCAACAGCGGCTTGACCGCACCGCGCCGCAGCGGCTGGTGATCGAGCTGGCCGGGCAGCGCGTGCGCTTTGGCGCGCGGGCGGTGACGGTGCGCGGCGTCAGGCTGGCGTTGCTGGCCTATTACGCCGATGTGAAGCTCAATCGCTGTGTGCAGCCGAACCTGCCGGTGTGCGGCGCTTGCCAGGAATGCTTTACCACCCCGGCGCTGACGGTCGAAAACTTTCAGCAGTTTTACAAACGGCTTTACGTGGGCGTTGACAGCGCAGACGCGCCTGCCAGCAGGCTCGATACAAATTCGCTGCTGTCCTATCACACCAAGCTCAATCAGACGTTGCGCCCGCTCTCGGCCAAGATCAACGCGCGGCGCAAGTGGGGCGAGACCACCTACGGGTTGAATCTGGATAAGAACCTGCTCGAAATTCTTTAG